CAGGGCAAACGCATCATGTCAACAAGACCCTCTAATTCTCAACAAGCTGAAACCCAGTCGCATTAGTCGATGGTTATTGACAATAATTTATGCGATCGCTTTGAACCTGTGAAAATAAATCAAACGAGAAATGCTGATTTTTCGTTGATTCTTAACCTCCGTTGTGAGCAAGTATAATTTAGATGCGTTTGCCCTGGGTATATGTATAAGGTAAGCGTTCGGTCACGCACCTAATTGACAGATATGACGAGTTACTTTCTTTATGGCTGAATGGCACTAAGAAAAGAGAAAATCGTTGAGGCAGCAGGGGTGCAGAGGAGCGGAGGAGCAGGGGAGAAAGAAGAAGTTTTAGGCATTGCGTTCGGGTATTTAGAAATTCCCCTCTGCACCCCTGCCTCTCTGCAATCCTTACGCTGCATACTCTTCAGCTTAACTTAGTGGCATTCCTTTATGGCTAAAAGACCATAAGTAGGTCGGTGTAAATAATTATTGTTGCAATAAGGCAGGGGGCAGGGCGCAGGGAGCAGGGGGAGAAAGAGTTTGAGGCTTATTTACTTTTATTTACATAGTTTGGTTTTATTGCGCCGACTTACTTAAAAGGTTAAAAGCAATAGTTAAAAAGCAAGGACGGGTGATATTAGCCATCGATGGGATGCAGCCAGAAATTGGACATGAGGTATTATGGGTCATTCGAGATTGCTTATCAGGAGAAATTTTACTAGTACACTGCGGCGTAAGTTTAGATAGGGTTATGCCGCCAAAAGCTTCCCTTTAAAAGTCCATTGAAAAGGACGAGCTAACTTTTGGTTAAAGTAGTCAATAAAATTCAAGCCTCTGCTGTTTGAGATCCGCTTGAGAAGAAAAACTACCTCTAGACAAGAGTTTGCGTGTGAGAATACTAAACCAAATTTCAACCTGATTAAGCCAAGAGCAGTGTTTTGGGGTGAAATGAAAAACCACCTTGTGCTGAGGATTGGTTAAAAACTGGGCGCGGGTATTCATCGATTGGAGGATGCCAGACTGGCCTTTAATGCCCAAGGTGTCAAAGGTGATGCCTTCAATGTCAGCAATCCATTTGACTAAGGATTCCGATTGATGGATATTCAGACAATCCATAATCAAATGCCACTTGCTGGCATTTGGGTCAGACGCAATTAAGCGTTGGCAATGGGACAAGAAATCGGCTTCAGTCCGAGTTTGATCAATGCTAGGAACTACAACTTGACCTGTAGTAACATCAAAATTGGCAATTAAGGTTTGGGTGCCATGCCGAATATATTCAAATTCTCGACATTCGACTTTGCCTGGTCGCATCGGTAAACTAGGAAGTACGCGTTCGGTGGCTTGAATACCGGTCATTTCATCAATGCTAATGGTGCGTTCTCCCTGAATAGCTCGTATTGGGGCGCTTAAATAGCTTTGGCTAATGTCTTCCACCTTGACTTCAAAATCCGGATCATACGGGGGGAAAAAGCCAGTAGCGAGACTGGTGCGGTTTGAGTTCAGATCGAGCTAACCATCGTCCGACCTGGCGGGGGATATTTGCTCCACAATACCAAGCTTTATCAATTCATCCGCCAGTTCATGAGAACTCCAATGACTAATGGGACGACCGTATTCCATCGGGTCACGGCACGCCGAAAGCCATGCATTCAACTTGCTGTTCTAGGGTAAATTTTAACGGCGAACCAGGACGCGGGCGATCGCGCAATCGCTCCATCACTGTCTTGGATTGCTCGGTGGTCTTAACCCAATAGTGTCGCCAGTGCCGCGCCATCTTGATACTTATATCGAGCGCTCGAGCAATTTCGGCATTGTTTTGTCCCAACGCGGCTTTTAGCACAATCCGGGCACGTTGTGCAATTTGCTGCGGCGTACTGGGTCGATTTACTAACTTTTCCAGGGCTTGCTGGTCAGTATCACTCAGGGTGATTGTCAGCGGTTGGCAAGGCATGAGTAGTCAAATTAATCTCGTCATTCATACCCTAACTGAATTTACGCCGCAGTGTACTAGCTAAAACCTTATTATCATCAAGAAATGAAGATTTCCCCAAAACTAATAATGACTTAGAACATGCTTTTGGTATGTTACGTCATCATCAACGTCGTTGTACTGGTCGTAAGGTTGCCCCCTCATCCCTCGTTATTCGTGGTTCTGTCAAACTTGCCTGTGCAATCGCTACTAAACTTCATTCTTTTACCGCATCTGATTTAGCACAAGTTGATATTGATACTTGGCTCGAATTACGCTCTCAATTGCAAAAACACCACAAAGCCAGAATTGAACAATATCGATTTCGCAGAGACCCCAAGGGTTACTTGGCTAATTTAGAGAGTCGTCTTCTCTAGTAAGTTTTGCCACGCTAGGCTATAACTGGTGCAGAGCCGGCAGTTATAATCAGGTCAGGGGCTTTAACTTCTACCGGAATAGCTTTAACATTGTTATTTTCGTTAGTTTCGTATTGATTGTTGTCTGCATCCGCGACAAATAATAAATAGCGATTTCCTAGTGCAGTATTGGGAATATTCAGTGTTTTTGTCAAGGTGTAAGTATCACCAGCCAATAGAGGCGTTCCTGAGATACCCGAATCAAACCCGCTCACCTGTGTATCTGACCCATCCAGAGTTTGGTCATTGGACAGGT
This genomic interval from Nostoc flagelliforme CCNUN1 contains the following:
- a CDS encoding helix-turn-helix domain-containing protein is translated as MPCQPLTITLSDTDQQALEKLVNRPSTPQQIAQRARIVLKAALGQNNAEIARALDISIKMARHWRHYWVKTTEQSKTVMERLRDRPRPGSPLKFTLEQQVECMAFGVP